In Paludisphaera rhizosphaerae, a single window of DNA contains:
- the surE gene encoding 5'/3'-nucleotidase SurE has protein sequence MAEQAARTLLLTNDDGYDAPGLAALREAAAGLGTLQTIAPLAAESGCGHRVTTHAHLHATTHEGGVVAVSGTPADCVRVGLHHLAPGPSWVIAGINAGGNLGVDVFHSGTVAAVREAVLHGVPGIAVSHYIARGRTIDWARAARWARPVLVDLLSRPWQPGTLWNVNLPHPPADAPDPEVVFCPLDPSPLPLHFEVDGDRALYRGDYQQRPRREGCDVAACFGGRIAVSLIRLFEPEPGAANG, from the coding sequence ATGGCGGAACAGGCTGCGCGAACGCTGCTGCTGACCAACGACGACGGCTACGACGCCCCCGGCCTGGCCGCCCTGCGCGAGGCCGCCGCAGGCCTGGGAACCCTTCAGACGATCGCGCCGCTGGCGGCCGAATCAGGCTGCGGACACCGGGTTACGACCCATGCGCACCTCCACGCCACGACCCACGAAGGAGGCGTCGTCGCCGTCTCCGGTACGCCGGCCGACTGCGTCCGTGTCGGGCTGCATCATCTGGCGCCGGGGCCTTCGTGGGTGATCGCCGGGATCAACGCGGGGGGGAACCTGGGGGTGGACGTCTTCCACTCCGGGACCGTCGCCGCCGTCCGCGAGGCCGTCCTGCACGGCGTGCCGGGAATCGCCGTGTCGCACTACATCGCCCGAGGGCGGACCATCGACTGGGCCCGCGCGGCGCGCTGGGCTCGGCCCGTGCTGGTGGACCTGCTGTCGCGTCCCTGGCAACCTGGCACGCTCTGGAACGTCAACCTCCCCCACCCCCCGGCCGACGCCCCCGACCCCGAGGTTGTTTTTTGCCCGCTCGACCCCTCGCCGCTGCCTCTGCACTTTGAGGTCGACGGCGACCGCGCCCTGTACCGAGGCGACTATCAGCAGCGTCCTCGCCGCGAGGGATGCGACGTGGCGGCCTGCTTCGGCGGCCGAATCGCCGTCAGCCTCATCCGCCTGTTCGAACCGGAACCGGGCGCGGCGAACGGCTGA
- a CDS encoding 3-keto-disaccharide hydrolase, whose protein sequence is MRTTTIRLAGLLAASLALTAAGQTARAQSAFKPLFNGKDLTGWITPDDKSLFSVEDGVIVGRTAEKQLKKNEFLVSDKSYKNFVLKVKLKLRNHNSGIQVRSKRAPDGAVSGPQADAADKYWGLLYEERGRGMVDTTGIEKAAPVVKKDDWNDYVITFKGKHLTIVFNGVTVIDREDEKFPDEGIIAFQVHAGPPMEVRFKDVEIEELP, encoded by the coding sequence ATGCGCACGACGACGATCCGACTGGCGGGCCTGCTCGCCGCATCGCTGGCGCTGACGGCCGCCGGCCAGACCGCCCGCGCCCAGAGCGCCTTCAAGCCGCTGTTCAACGGCAAGGACCTGACGGGCTGGATCACGCCCGACGACAAGTCGCTCTTCTCGGTCGAGGACGGCGTGATCGTCGGCCGGACCGCCGAGAAGCAGCTCAAGAAGAACGAGTTCCTGGTCAGCGACAAGAGCTACAAGAATTTCGTCCTCAAGGTGAAGCTCAAGCTCCGCAACCACAACTCGGGCATCCAGGTCCGCAGCAAGCGCGCTCCCGACGGCGCCGTCTCCGGCCCCCAGGCCGACGCCGCCGACAAGTACTGGGGCCTGCTCTACGAAGAACGCGGCCGGGGCATGGTGGACACGACCGGCATCGAGAAGGCCGCGCCGGTCGTCAAGAAGGACGACTGGAACGACTACGTCATCACCTTCAAGGGCAAGCACCTGACCATCGTCTTCAACGGCGTCACCGTCATCGATCGCGAGGACGAGAAGTTCCCCGACGAGGGAATCATCGCCTTCCAGGTCCACGCCGGCCCGCCGATGGAGGTCCGGTTCAAGGACGTTGAGATCGAGGAATTGCCCTGA
- the hpnC gene encoding squalene synthase HpnC → MTFEADLRRFGPPACETLARRDALDYCAKLTASHYENFSVVTCLTPREHRPAFQAVYAFCRWSDDLGDEVGDPERSRELLAWWRGELDAMYEGRVRHPVMIALAETVERYGIPPEPFHALIDAFVQDQDVTDYQTFEQLRDYCTRSADPVGRLVLYVAGAFDEENARLSDFTCTALQLANFWQDVARDLDIGRIYLPREDRDRFGVRDDDLRAKRFTPAFADLLRFEVARTRELFAAGRPLIPRIPGEFAVDVDLFWRGGMAILDRIEACGYDVLTARPKLGKTAKVFLLTRAVVGLARVRLLGRSQRPEAAAIGGASR, encoded by the coding sequence ATGACGTTCGAGGCGGATCTCCGGCGATTCGGCCCACCGGCCTGCGAGACCCTCGCCCGCCGGGACGCGCTCGACTATTGCGCGAAGTTGACCGCCAGCCACTACGAGAACTTCAGCGTCGTCACCTGCCTCACCCCTCGCGAGCATCGCCCCGCCTTTCAGGCCGTTTACGCCTTCTGCCGATGGTCCGACGACCTGGGCGACGAGGTCGGCGATCCTGAGCGCTCGCGCGAACTCCTCGCCTGGTGGCGCGGCGAGCTGGACGCCATGTACGAGGGCCGCGTCCGACACCCCGTCATGATCGCCCTGGCCGAGACCGTCGAGCGTTACGGCATCCCCCCCGAGCCGTTCCACGCCCTGATCGACGCCTTCGTCCAGGACCAGGACGTCACCGACTACCAGACCTTCGAGCAGCTTCGCGACTACTGCACCCGCTCCGCCGATCCCGTCGGCCGGCTGGTCCTGTACGTCGCCGGAGCGTTCGACGAGGAGAACGCCCGACTTTCCGACTTCACCTGCACGGCCCTGCAACTGGCCAACTTCTGGCAGGACGTGGCCCGCGACCTGGACATCGGCCGGATCTACCTCCCGCGCGAGGATCGCGACCGCTTCGGCGTCCGCGACGACGACCTGCGGGCGAAACGGTTCACGCCGGCCTTTGCCGATTTGCTCCGCTTCGAGGTCGCCCGGACCCGCGAACTCTTCGCCGCCGGCCGCCCGCTGATTCCGCGAATCCCCGGCGAGTTCGCCGTCGACGTGGATCTCTTCTGGCGTGGAGGAATGGCGATCCTCGACCGGATCGAAGCCTGCGGCTACGACGTCCTCACCGCGAGGCCGAAGCTAGGTAAGACGGCGAAGGTTTTCCTGTTGACCCGCGCAGTGGTCGGTCTGGCCCGCGTTCGCCTGCTCGGTCGCAGCCAACGGCCCGAGGCGGCCGCGATCGGGGGGGCCTCGCGGTGA
- a CDS encoding phytoene/squalene synthase family protein — MTTDARLAESYRFCGEVARREARNFYLAFRLLTAERRQAMCALYAFMRHSDDLADDEAPGVDKAAALAGWRADLDSALESRESTWPGLPALADSVHKFAIPPALLHEVIEGVEMDLSPRRFDHFDELVDYCRHVASAVGLCCIHIWGYDSDGGRAERLADRCGLALQLTNILRDVREDAGLGRVYFPRDDMERHGVTDADLHADHAGPALRNLAADYAARAYACYDEAAGLVPLVEPIGRPVLLTIAGIYRAVLDEIVRRDYDVLAGRASIPKRRKIAIALRSLSSRFRRTEKPRERDLVS; from the coding sequence GTGACGACCGACGCCCGGCTCGCGGAGAGCTACCGATTCTGCGGCGAGGTCGCTCGCCGCGAGGCTCGCAACTTCTACCTGGCGTTCCGGCTGCTGACGGCGGAACGTCGCCAGGCCATGTGCGCGCTCTACGCCTTCATGCGCCATTCCGACGACCTGGCCGACGATGAGGCCCCGGGCGTTGACAAGGCCGCCGCCCTGGCCGGTTGGCGGGCCGACCTCGACTCCGCCCTGGAAAGCCGCGAGTCGACGTGGCCGGGCCTTCCCGCGCTGGCCGATTCCGTCCACAAATTCGCGATCCCCCCCGCCCTGCTCCACGAGGTCATCGAAGGCGTGGAGATGGATCTGTCGCCCCGTCGGTTCGATCACTTCGACGAGCTGGTGGATTACTGCCGGCACGTTGCGTCGGCCGTCGGCCTCTGCTGTATTCATATCTGGGGATACGACTCCGACGGCGGCCGCGCCGAGCGCCTGGCCGACCGCTGCGGGCTGGCCTTGCAGCTTACCAACATCCTCCGGGACGTCCGCGAGGACGCCGGGCTCGGCCGCGTCTACTTCCCCCGCGACGACATGGAACGCCACGGCGTGACCGACGCCGACCTGCACGCCGACCACGCCGGCCCCGCCCTGCGAAACCTGGCGGCCGACTACGCCGCGCGGGCCTACGCCTGCTACGATGAGGCCGCCGGGCTGGTCCCGCTGGTCGAGCCGATCGGCCGACCGGTCTTGTTGACGATCGCCGGGATTTATCGCGCGGTACTCGACGAGATCGTCCGTCGCGATTACGACGTGCTCGCCGGCCGGGCGTCGATCCCCAAGCGGCGGAAGATCGCGATCGCCCTTCGGTCGCTCTCCTCGCGATTCCGCCGGACGGAGAAGCCCCGGGAGAGGGACCTCGTCTCGTGA
- the hpnE gene encoding hydroxysqualene dehydroxylase HpnE, with protein sequence MSRTPPPPPSVVIVGGGLAGLATAATLVDRGLRITLLESRPRLGGRASSFNDPTTGELVDNCQHVSMVCCTNLADFCRRVGIDGLFRREPAITFLGPDGRTSELRAGIGPAPFHLSGSFLRAKYLNWRDKIRVGYGLARLALDEQAAESNEPFADWLIRNGQNVRTMVLFWGTVLVSALNERLDQMDVGLARQVFVDGFLMNREGFQMEVPSAPLGELYGLRLESWLRERGVDVRLTTGVRTIDGDDGASVRGVTLRNGETIPADFVVAAVPFDRIPGLLDPTLRPLVPGLDSLGQMESSPITGVHLWFDKPVCPFDHVVAPGRFVHWVFNHTALQGRGGDNGGQYLQIVISASYDLLWMNKEMIRDAVLADLAAMWPAAKAATLTHWRVVTEHGATFAARPGVDALRPSQRTPVDGLFLAGDWTDTGWPATMEGAVRSGYLASQGILEDLDRPARLLRPDLPPDRLASRLLSRRTALRFAPDFEECAVEPSEGPQT encoded by the coding sequence GTGAGTCGGACGCCCCCTCCCCCGCCCAGCGTCGTGATCGTCGGCGGCGGTCTCGCCGGCCTGGCGACGGCTGCGACGCTCGTCGACCGCGGCCTGCGGATCACCCTGCTGGAGAGCCGCCCGAGGCTCGGCGGCCGGGCCAGCTCATTCAACGATCCCACGACCGGCGAACTGGTCGACAACTGTCAACACGTGAGCATGGTCTGCTGCACGAACCTCGCCGATTTCTGCCGGCGGGTCGGCATCGACGGCCTCTTCCGCCGCGAGCCGGCGATCACGTTCCTCGGCCCCGACGGTCGCACGTCCGAGCTTCGCGCGGGAATCGGCCCTGCGCCGTTCCACCTGTCGGGGAGCTTCCTGCGGGCCAAGTACCTGAACTGGCGGGACAAGATCCGCGTCGGCTACGGCCTGGCCCGGCTGGCGCTCGATGAGCAGGCCGCCGAGTCCAACGAGCCCTTCGCCGATTGGCTGATCCGCAACGGCCAGAACGTTCGGACGATGGTGCTCTTCTGGGGGACGGTCCTCGTCTCCGCGCTCAATGAGCGGCTCGACCAGATGGACGTCGGCCTGGCGCGCCAGGTCTTCGTCGACGGCTTCCTGATGAACCGGGAAGGCTTCCAGATGGAGGTCCCCTCCGCCCCGCTGGGCGAGTTGTACGGGCTTCGGCTGGAGTCCTGGCTGCGCGAGCGCGGAGTCGACGTTCGGTTGACGACGGGCGTCCGCACGATCGACGGCGACGATGGCGCATCGGTGCGCGGCGTCACCCTCCGCAACGGCGAAACCATCCCCGCCGATTTCGTCGTGGCGGCCGTCCCGTTCGATCGCATCCCCGGCCTGCTCGATCCGACCCTTCGGCCCCTCGTCCCGGGGCTCGACAGCCTGGGCCAGATGGAATCCTCGCCGATCACCGGCGTCCACCTCTGGTTCGACAAACCGGTCTGCCCGTTCGACCACGTCGTCGCGCCGGGGCGGTTCGTCCACTGGGTCTTCAACCACACGGCGCTCCAGGGCCGGGGCGGCGACAACGGCGGCCAGTACCTCCAGATCGTCATCAGCGCTTCGTATGATCTCCTGTGGATGAACAAGGAGATGATCCGCGACGCCGTGCTGGCCGACCTGGCCGCGATGTGGCCCGCCGCGAAGGCCGCGACCCTCACGCACTGGCGGGTCGTCACCGAGCACGGCGCGACGTTCGCCGCGAGACCCGGCGTGGACGCGCTCCGCCCCTCGCAGCGGACCCCCGTCGACGGCCTCTTCCTGGCCGGCGATTGGACCGACACCGGCTGGCCCGCCACGATGGAGGGGGCCGTCCGCAGCGGCTATCTGGCCTCGCAGGGGATCCTGGAAGACCTCGACCGCCCTGCCCGGCTCCTCCGTCCTGATCTCCCTCCCGACCGCCTGGCCAGCCGGCTGCTGTCACGCAGGACGGCTCTTCGGTTCGCGCCCGACTTCGAGGAGTGCGCCGTTGAACCGAGCGAGGGGCCCCAGACGTGA
- a CDS encoding endonuclease/exonuclease/phosphatase family protein, whose product MTEIEAKAEAPSDRRRRIVRLVTLVAAWGLLALDVLGLVGFAVRDRTVLLALLMYLPLIPLGLASLVLDLLHRGRAVRGPRWLLAFVGLAGAAASSTVMIGRGPQAVSAVDAAAQDEVVVLHWNVLWGGRPSGEATWTGMEDAILGRTPDVVVLSEAPPGEQLDSLKKRLGPEWSSTWGEHDQTSGYWYRIAAFSRWPVGEGRRVPVRNGTALDVRIERPGRPIRLLVVDGQSKITQLRTPFLHDVAEACRKAADEGAPYDLIAGDFNAVGRSLGFDALRATAGGYEPAAASSIGWRASWPMPLPVFDIDHVWVHDGWRIRSCSLFASLSCDHRGQVVRLTSPPGQ is encoded by the coding sequence GTGACCGAGATTGAGGCGAAGGCTGAAGCGCCCTCGGATCGAAGGCGTCGGATCGTTCGACTCGTGACGCTCGTCGCGGCGTGGGGCCTGCTCGCGCTGGACGTTCTGGGGCTCGTCGGTTTCGCGGTTCGGGATCGCACGGTCCTGCTGGCGCTTTTGATGTATTTGCCGCTGATACCCCTCGGGTTGGCGTCGCTGGTTCTGGACCTCCTTCATCGCGGCCGTGCGGTGCGAGGGCCGCGGTGGCTGCTCGCGTTCGTCGGGCTCGCGGGGGCGGCCGCGTCCAGCACGGTGATGATTGGGAGGGGCCCGCAAGCCGTTTCGGCGGTCGACGCAGCCGCGCAGGATGAGGTCGTCGTTCTCCACTGGAACGTTCTGTGGGGAGGCCGACCGTCCGGCGAAGCGACCTGGACGGGGATGGAAGACGCCATCCTCGGGAGAACGCCGGACGTCGTCGTACTGAGCGAGGCTCCTCCCGGCGAACAGCTTGACTCCCTCAAGAAGAGGCTCGGTCCTGAGTGGTCGTCGACGTGGGGCGAGCACGATCAGACGAGCGGCTACTGGTACAGGATTGCGGCGTTCTCGAGATGGCCGGTCGGCGAGGGCCGACGCGTTCCCGTGAGGAACGGCACGGCGCTGGATGTGCGGATCGAGCGCCCCGGTCGGCCGATCCGGCTGCTGGTCGTCGACGGCCAGAGCAAGATCACCCAACTCCGCACGCCGTTCCTGCACGACGTCGCCGAGGCCTGCCGGAAGGCGGCCGACGAGGGAGCGCCCTATGACCTGATCGCCGGCGATTTCAACGCCGTGGGCCGCAGCCTGGGGTTCGACGCCCTCCGCGCGACGGCCGGCGGCTACGAGCCGGCCGCGGCGTCCTCGATCGGTTGGCGCGCGAGCTGGCCAATGCCGCTCCCCGTCTTCGACATCGACCACGTCTGGGTTCACGACGGCTGGCGGATCCGTTCGTGTTCGCTGTTCGCCAGCCTGTCATGCGATCACCGCGGGCAGGTCGTGCGGCTGACGAGCCCGCCCGGTCAGTGA